TTAGATGCAATGCATAAAATAATTATGAGGATATAGGTTTTTCCTATATCCTCGTTTTTTAGACATTAGGGGATTTATATGAAGATCACATTGATTACAGTTGGAAAAATAAAAGAAAAGTATTTGAAAGATGCAATTTCAGAATATAGTAAACGTTTGAGCCGTTATTGCAAATTAGAAATCATAGAAGTTGCTGATGAAAAAACTCCTGATAACGCAAGTCAGATTGTTGAAGACGGAATTCGTGATAAAGAAGGAGAACGTATCTTAAAATATGTGAAAGAAGATGCATTTGTTGTTACTTTAGAAATCAAGGGAAAACTCTTGACCTCTGAAGAACTGGCTGATAAAATTGAAACTCTGGGTATTCAAGGGACCAGTCATATCATATTTATTATTGGTGGTTCAATAGGCCTTGGAAATGAGGTGTTAAAACGCTCAAACTATGCGTTGAGTTTTTCTAAAATGACATTTCCACACCAACTGATGCGTGTAATTTTACTGGAACAGATATATCGGAGTTATAGAATAATAAATCACGAACCATACCACAAGTAAGTCATTTAATAGATAAAAAATATAAGCAAAAGAAGAGGATTTTAAAACATGCAAGAAGCAACACAAGATATACAGGAAGAAGGCATGGCATTCTTAGAAACTGTCAAAGAAAAATTGAAACAGAAATTGGCACAGCTTTATGAAACTCTTTTGGACGGACAAAAAGAGATAGATCAGATGCAAGAATATTTCTGGGATAATTATACAGAGATGGATGAATATGGTTATGAATATTATGATAACCAACAGGCATTACTGCAACAGGTAAATGCAAATCAGAATACATTGTCAATGAAACATCGACTTGAGTCTTTGTTAGATTCACCTTTTTTCGGACGTGTTGATTTTCTGTATGATGGAGACGAAGAACCCGAATCA
This Ruminococcus hominis DNA region includes the following protein-coding sequences:
- the rlmH gene encoding 23S rRNA (pseudouridine(1915)-N(3))-methyltransferase RlmH → MKITLITVGKIKEKYLKDAISEYSKRLSRYCKLEIIEVADEKTPDNASQIVEDGIRDKEGERILKYVKEDAFVVTLEIKGKLLTSEELADKIETLGIQGTSHIIFIIGGSIGLGNEVLKRSNYALSFSKMTFPHQLMRVILLEQIYRSYRIINHEPYHK